In Pseudomonas asiatica, the following are encoded in one genomic region:
- a CDS encoding FAD-dependent oxidoreductase → MIRDYQQQKALRDSYDVCIIGAGPAGITLGLRLAAAGWSVLLAEGGGREYSANSQALYACASTGLELYAGEARLRYLGGTSNHWAGRCRPFSPSDFAVPPIGDLPGWPIPYSEIAGYLPAAMDIVDLPPGADFRALNDGLDGGDFEPDRFLLSPPTRFAQKYATALEQTQGLDVFINCNCVNLEFDQASGHLAAVVLSDYECNRQRLVARNFVLATGAIENARQLLNSESLAAAGIVSKDGLVGGCFMEHLNIDLGTFILNSRLAPEPREYYTTDAFVEEYKAGKGNVRAALLADVQTYGRTAEVKHFLENLACDMGVASKIAFVAKFNCPGDGVISTMIEQFPNLHSRISLLEEKDALGVAKVNVNWALTADDRHTIKCIGSELAKQWAAMDLGYIRLNDFVYDTSIPLKLSPHAHHMGTTRMASSAQFGVVDTNCKVFGTENLYVAGSSIFATGGACNPTMPLLQFAVRLADHLDARLSAASDAVG, encoded by the coding sequence ATGATCAGGGACTATCAGCAGCAGAAGGCGCTGCGCGACAGTTACGATGTCTGCATCATCGGCGCCGGCCCGGCCGGTATCACCCTGGGCCTGCGCCTGGCCGCCGCCGGCTGGAGCGTCCTGCTTGCCGAAGGTGGCGGGCGCGAGTACTCGGCGAACTCGCAAGCCTTGTACGCCTGTGCATCCACTGGCCTGGAACTGTATGCCGGGGAAGCTCGCCTGCGTTACCTGGGCGGCACATCCAACCATTGGGCCGGCCGTTGCCGGCCGTTCAGCCCCTCGGACTTCGCAGTCCCTCCCATTGGCGACTTGCCTGGCTGGCCCATTCCTTATTCGGAGATCGCAGGCTACCTGCCTGCTGCCATGGATATCGTCGACCTGCCGCCAGGGGCGGACTTTCGCGCGTTGAATGATGGCCTCGACGGCGGTGACTTCGAACCGGACCGCTTTCTGCTCAGCCCGCCAACGCGCTTTGCGCAGAAGTACGCCACGGCCCTGGAGCAGACCCAGGGCCTGGACGTATTCATCAACTGCAATTGCGTGAACCTGGAGTTCGACCAGGCCTCCGGTCACTTGGCTGCAGTCGTGCTTTCCGATTACGAGTGCAATCGCCAGCGCCTGGTTGCAAGAAACTTCGTACTCGCTACAGGTGCCATCGAGAATGCCCGGCAACTGCTCAACAGCGAGTCGTTGGCGGCGGCGGGGATCGTGAGCAAGGACGGGCTGGTCGGCGGGTGCTTCATGGAGCATCTGAACATTGATCTTGGCACCTTTATCCTCAATTCGAGGCTGGCCCCTGAACCGCGCGAGTACTACACCACCGATGCTTTCGTTGAGGAGTACAAGGCAGGCAAGGGCAACGTCAGGGCCGCCTTGCTGGCTGATGTGCAAACCTATGGTCGTACTGCCGAGGTGAAGCATTTTCTGGAGAACCTGGCCTGCGACATGGGAGTAGCCAGCAAGATCGCCTTCGTGGCCAAGTTCAACTGCCCCGGTGATGGCGTCATCAGCACCATGATCGAGCAGTTTCCCAACCTGCACAGCCGTATTTCGCTGCTGGAGGAGAAGGACGCACTGGGCGTGGCCAAGGTCAATGTCAACTGGGCCCTGACCGCTGATGACCGGCACACCATCAAGTGCATCGGAAGCGAGCTGGCCAAGCAGTGGGCTGCCATGGACCTGGGCTACATCAGGCTCAATGACTTCGTTTACGACACCTCGATACCGTTGAAGTTGTCGCCACATGCCCATCACATGGGTACCACGCGCATGGCGTCTTCGGCGCAGTTTGGTGTTGTCGATACCAACTGCAAGGTGTTCGGTACCGAAAATCTTTATGTCGCCGGCAGCAGCATCTTTGCCACGGGCGGCGCTTGCAATCCGACCATGCCGCTGCTGCAGTTTGCGGTACGCCTGGCCGACCACCTCGATGCCAGGCTGAGCGCGGCCAGCGACGCCGTGGGGTGA
- a CDS encoding oligosaccharide flippase family protein: MPSIDVSATASLRKRALRAGSWNLVAQVASQVMRLGGNLIMARLLLPEMFGVMVIATTVSVLLHLLSDVGLRQNIIQSHRGDDPDFLNTAWTVQIIRGFVLFALTLLLALGAWFAQLAELWPADSTYAAPVLPMVLAATGLSAVIWGFQSTKIDVAVRTFQQKRVVLVDLASQAVGLVVMLVLGYLTHSVWALVIAGLVSAVAWTLLGHTALEGHDNRLQWDRSALTELIVFGRWILLSSMVGVLAMYGDRMWFGASMTAAQLGVYSIAVLILGAVQTALMKVFGAVALPAFSEAARADDKERLKALYYRFRLLVDLLVLFICGGFLTASPLLIGWLYDDRYREAGPMMAILSLSFLTLRYTLAHQVWIALGLTKYQAMDNIIRLVSLWGLLPLLLAIGGVDWAIWGVALHTVPTLVLIVYVNRKLDMFSLRRELVVLPMLLVGALCGALLTAFFNWL; the protein is encoded by the coding sequence ACCTGGTTGCACAAGTGGCGTCACAGGTGATGCGCCTTGGCGGCAACCTGATCATGGCCCGCTTGCTGCTGCCGGAAATGTTCGGGGTGATGGTCATCGCCACCACCGTTTCGGTACTCCTGCATCTACTGTCCGATGTCGGCCTGCGGCAGAACATCATCCAGAGCCATCGCGGTGACGACCCGGATTTTCTCAATACTGCATGGACCGTGCAGATCATCCGCGGCTTCGTACTGTTCGCCCTGACCTTGCTGCTGGCCTTGGGGGCCTGGTTCGCCCAGCTCGCCGAGCTGTGGCCGGCGGACTCCACCTATGCCGCACCGGTGTTGCCGATGGTGCTGGCGGCAACCGGGCTGTCGGCGGTGATCTGGGGCTTTCAGTCCACCAAGATAGATGTCGCGGTACGGACTTTCCAACAGAAGCGCGTGGTGCTGGTGGACCTGGCCTCGCAGGCGGTCGGCCTGGTGGTGATGCTGGTGCTGGGCTACCTGACCCATTCGGTGTGGGCACTGGTGATCGCTGGCCTGGTGTCTGCCGTGGCCTGGACCCTGCTCGGTCACACCGCCCTGGAGGGGCATGACAACCGCCTGCAGTGGGACCGCAGCGCGCTGACCGAACTGATCGTGTTCGGCCGCTGGATCTTGCTGTCGTCGATGGTTGGCGTGTTGGCCATGTACGGTGACCGCATGTGGTTTGGCGCCAGCATGACGGCGGCACAACTGGGTGTGTATTCGATTGCCGTGTTGATCCTGGGTGCCGTGCAGACCGCGCTGATGAAGGTTTTCGGCGCGGTGGCGCTGCCCGCCTTCAGCGAAGCGGCACGGGCCGATGACAAGGAGCGCCTCAAGGCCCTGTATTACCGCTTCCGCCTGCTGGTCGACCTGCTGGTGCTGTTCATCTGTGGTGGCTTCCTGACCGCCAGCCCGTTGCTGATCGGTTGGCTGTACGACGATCGCTACCGTGAAGCTGGCCCGATGATGGCCATTCTTTCGCTGTCGTTCCTCACATTGCGCTATACCTTGGCTCATCAGGTGTGGATTGCCCTGGGCCTGACCAAGTACCAGGCCATGGATAACATCATCCGCCTGGTCTCGTTGTGGGGGTTGTTGCCACTGTTGCTGGCGATCGGTGGCGTTGACTGGGCGATCTGGGGGGTTGCCCTGCATACCGTGCCAACCCTTGTGTTGATCGTGTACGTGAATCGCAAGCTGGATATGTTCAGCCTGAGGCGTGAGCTGGTGGTACTGCCGATGCTGCTGGTCGGGGCGCTTTGCGGGGCGCTGCTGACAGCCTTTTTCAACTGGCTGTAA